The Cyclopterus lumpus isolate fCycLum1 chromosome 6, fCycLum1.pri, whole genome shotgun sequence genome contains a region encoding:
- the faap24 gene encoding Fanconi anemia core complex-associated protein 24 yields METEALLNAGPPYGHVIASEKWRNSSLIQSLKGGAVRVLFEKQLGVADFHLPNKSCVLYVSECDVIAGNGYKRKLVRYRNSSSSLQELVLVENTRLSQQYFAAVQKFVVLDLGLTLLPVGGQTEASQLITQIVHGEGRENPFRRRPSSRPLDPLVLALARRVPGVGRVKAPALLEQFSSVRLLCNAAPAELEPVVGQAAARQIHGFFHKPTAAGT; encoded by the exons ATGGAGACCGAAGCGCTGCTGAATGCGGGTCCTCCGTACGGGCACGTTATTGCCAGCGAGAAATGGAGGAACTCGTCCCTCATTCAAAGCTTAAAGG gtggCGCTGTGAGAGTCCTCTTTGAGAAGCAGCTCGGCGTGGCGGACTTCCACCTGCCCAACAAGAGCTGCGTCCTGTACGTGTCCGAGTGCGACGTCATCGCAGGAAACGGCTACAAGAGGAAACTGGTTCGCTACAGAAAC agcagcagcagcctccagGAGCTGGTGCTGGTGGAGAACACCAGACTCAGCCAGCAGTACTTTGCTGCGGTGCAGAAGTTCGTGGTGTTGGACCTGGGCCTGACTCTGCTGCCGGTCGGCGGGCAGACCGAGGCCTCGCAGCTCATCACGCAGATC GTTCACGGGGAGGGCAGAGAGAACCCCTTCAGGAGGAGGCCTTCGTCCCGGCCGCTGGACCCGCTGGTGCTGGCTCTGGCGCGGCGCGTCCCCGGGGTCGGCAGGGTCAAAGCCCCGGCCCTGCTGGAGCAGTTCTCCAGCGTCCGGCTGCTCTGCAACGCCGCTCCCGCCGAGCTGGAGCCCGTCGTGGGTCAGGCCGCGGCTCGGCAGATCCACGGCTTCTTCCACAAACCCACTGCTGCTGGAACCTGA
- the LOC117732449 gene encoding E3 ubiquitin-protein ligase TRIM39-like, which produces MSAASCQLTEDQFLCSICLDVFTDPVAISCGHNFCKACITQHWNINVPYQCPNCKKSFYTRPELQVNTFISEMVAQFRQSAQQKASSSSSEQQAAKPGEVPCDGCTGTKLKALKSCQVCLESYCETHLEPHLTRPGLKRHQLIDPVENLEGRMCTKHHKLLELFCKTDQTCVCMLCTVLDHKNHDVVSLEEEYEGKKAEMEKTEAETQKMIQMRQLKIQEIKHSVELSEEDADREIAGGVQVFTALKESVERSQAELIDTIKEKQRKTEKQAEGFIKELEQEICELKKRSTEVEQLSRSEDHLHLLQSLRTLKAAPPTKNWAGVRVSPPSYEGTVMRAVNQLEETLSKQMKKLFEVELKRIQQSAVDLTLDPDSAHPRLILSDDGKQVKDGDVKKNLPDNPQRFDSCVIGLAKQSFSSGRFYYEVQVEGKTEWTLGVMRESINRKGSITPTPQKGVWMICLNENEYSACADPSVRLSLKSQPQKVGVLVDYEEGLVSFYDVDAAALIYSFTGCCFTEKLFPFFSPGLNDGGTNSAPLIISPVNHTE; this is translated from the coding sequence ATGTCTGCTGCCAGCTGTCAGCTGACTGAGGATCAGTTTCTGTGCTCCATCTGTCTGGATGTGTTCACTGATCCAGTCGCCATATCATGTGGACACAACTTCTGTAAAGCCTGCATCACTCAACACTGGAACATCAATGTCCCCTATCAGTGTCCCAACTGTAAGAAGTCTTTCTACACCAGACCTGAGCTGCAGGTCAACACCTTCATCTCTGAGATGGTTGCTCAGTTCAGACAGTCAGCTCAAcagaaagccagcagcagcagctcagagcaaCAAGCTGCCAAACCAGGAGAAGTTCCCTGTGACGGCTGCACTGGAACCAAACTGAAGGCCCTGAAGTcctgccaggtgtgtctggagtCCTACtgtgagactcacctggagcCTCATCTGACAAGACCAGGTCTGAAGAGACATCAGCTGATCGACCCCGTGGAGAACCTGGAAGGCAGGATGTGTACGAAGCACCACAAACTGCTGGAGCTGTTCTGTAAGACCGACCAgacgtgtgtctgcatgctctgCACTGTTCTAGACCACAAGAACCATGATGTTGTTTCTCTGGAAGAAgaatatgaaggaaagaaggccGAGATGGAGAAGACTGAGGCTGAAACCCAGAAGATGATCCAGATGAGACAACTGAAGATTCAGGAGATCAAACACTCGGTGGAGCTCAGTGAggaagatgcagacagagagatagcAGGTGGTGTTCAGGTCTTCACCGCTCTGAAGGAGTCTGTTGAGAGAAGCCAGGCCGAGCTCATCGACACGatcaaagagaagcagagaaagacagagaaacaggcTGAAGGCTTCATCAAAGAGCTGGAACAGGAAATCTGTGAGCTGAAGAAGAGAAGCACTGaggtggagcagctgtcacgctctgaagaccacctccacctcctccagagccTCAGGACCCTGAAGGCTGCTCCACCCACCAAGAACTGGGCTGGAGTCAGAGTCAGTCCACCTTCATATGAGGGGACTGTGATGAGAGCTGTGaaccagctggaggagacgcTCAGTAAACAGATGAAGAAGCTGTTTGAGGTCGAGCTGAAGAGGATCCAGCAGTCTGCAGTGGATCTGACACTTGATCCTGATTCAGCACATCCCAGACTCATCCTGTCTGATGATGGAAAACAAGTTAAAGATGGTGATGTAAAGAAGAATCTTCCAGACAATCCACAGAGATTTGATTCTTGTGTTATTGGCTTAGCAAAGCAGAGTTTCTCTTCAGGAAGATTTTACTACGAGGTTCAGGTTGAAGGAAAGACTGAGTGGACTTTAGGAGTGATGAGAGAGTCCATCAACAGGAAGGGAAGCATCACACCGACTCCTCAGAAAGGTGTCTGGATGATATGCTTGAATGAGAATGAGTACTCAGCTTGTGCTGACCCTTCAGTCCGTCTCTCTCTGAAGTCTCAGCCTCAGAAGGTGGGGGTGTTGGTGGATTATGAGGAGGGTCTGGTCTCCTTTTATGACGTTGATGCTGCAGCTCTTATCTACTCCTTTACTGGCTGCTGCTTCACTGAGAAACTCTTCCCATTCTTTAGTCCAGGTCTTAATGATGGTGGTACAAACTCTGCTCCTCTGATCATctctcctgtcaatcacactgaGTAG